The sequence AATAAATGACTATTTGTAGCCGtaaaagatgaaaacgctgatATATATACTCACACTAAACCGAAACTAAATTTGTACCCCGCAAAATGTCTTCCTTGTGACAAAAGTATCCTGTCTTTGGAAGGTTGGAGTGCCACGTAGAGTACTTTTGTCATACAAATTTAGTTTCGATctagtataaatacatatgttagtattttcatcttttatggatacaaatgatCATTTATTCTTTTCTTTCAATACCCCCACAAGgaaataacaaaaatagaaaaatgctAGTTTTATCATCTATTCATGTTTTTAATCAACATTTTCGACCAACATTCATGTACAATATTGAGAAACTTTAACGAAGTTTGATAAATGTGTTGTTCTAAtaacattttttctaaaaaaaatctaaacaaGATAGACAACAAATAAGGCATAAAACATGTAAACAACAAAGTTTGTGTTAAACGTGTGACTTGAAATTCAATGTCGTGTCAAACACCAACTGCCTAAAAGCAAACAAAAGATTTCATTCATTGTTTCATAATTTGTCTTGCTAACTCATGAAATGAATCAAATTTCATATATTGTTCATTTGGAGAGGCAAAAATCACAAGCCATCTCATTTGGCTGTGGAGGGAATAATCATTGTGCGATTGCCAACACTtctcaaatcaattcaatagccAGAACAATCAAAGGacgacaaaaagaaaagaaatatttttgtttGAGACGTGAATCTAATGCCTAATCACATGTTCAATCTTCCTCAAGTTATATATGAATGGAGAAAACCAAGTTAGTTTGGCCAAGTTTCATTGAATGTTAGCTAAGCCTTTCCATCCCAATCAAACCATCCGAAAACGAGCCGATAGCCTGAAAATCCAATCCTCTTGTCCGTCCGGGTGCGCCTCCTTTGAGCGCGGAGACATCCAACATGATTCTGCTATGCCAAGTGCGAAGTTAGTAATGAAGCCATTGCCTCAATATCTTTGTAACTTAGAATTTTGTTAGATTCGTAACACAGTGAATCTTAACATAATTTATATTGAATAGTTGATGTACTAAATTTCCAGAGTAATAGATACTTTAGCATGGAGAGTTTCGAGGGCTTACAAATTCTTTGATTCCTTCTCCAGTCCAGAAGAGATGCAGTTTATGATAATCTTGTCATCGATTTTTGACACCGAATGATCCAATGGTAGATTTAACTCTCTAAGTGCTGCTGGAATGAAAGATTCAACAAATCAACTTGGGTACATGCAGTTAAGACTGAGCATCACATTTATTTACTGAATGGATGCTTACCTGATTTAGGTGTAGCAGCAACACAACCACCGAGTCCCAATAATTTCTGTACCAATGGATACATTATATCAGGCTACGTGCCTACGTCCATGGTTAGAAGTTCACGAAATCAAGAAGTTTGTGTGTGAGCAGTGAAGTTACCTTGAGTTTCTCGTAACACTCCTCAAGGTTATCATTGTATAAGATGAAATCAAATATGTTTGATGATTTCCCTTGCTCGATCTCAGCTGCAGCATTTCGGAGTCGCTTCAAGATTTGTTCTTCTGTCTCTGTCCCTCTGGTTTCAAAGCAATTGAGGTTCAATTATGAATTTTGGGAGGTTTGAGGACTTTAAAAGGAGGGCATGCTAAGTAGCTTATTATTATTCACCTGTCACGAAGGCGCTTCTCCAGCTCTTCCATTGATGGGGGACAAACAAATATGAATACGGCTTCAAGAGAACTAGACCTCACGGATCTGGCGCCTTGAACATCAATATCAAGAATACATCTCTGaattaaagagagagaaaaagacacTAATGAGAAATCTCAAAAAAAGATATTCAAAGAAATGCAATCTTAGGAGGATGAAGTACTATCATGTCAAGCCTTAAATAGAATGTAATTTCATTACTATCATAATACAAGACAAAGGATTGATTTTAAGTATGCCAAGGTATTATAATTATAAACTAGAATGTACTATTTGATAGAAACTATGCTTCTTttccctaataataataattcagaaGGAACTTACTTTCCCAGCATCTGCTACTACTTCAACAGCCTCAACACTGGTCCCATACAAATTACCATGGACAGAAGCAAACTCAAGAAATTTTCCATCTTTAATCTCTTTCTCCATTACACTCTTCTCAGTAAAATGGTAATGGACTCCATCTTTCTCCATGCCCCTTGGTGCACGAGTGGTGTGGCTCACCGAAAAACCAAACATGGATGGGAATTCCTTCATCAGCATTGATATCAGTGTTCCTTTGCCTACCCCAGAAGGTCCACTGATAACAACCGGCTTCTCGGCATTACCTGTCACTCCCTTACTCCACGCAACAACCTCAGTCCCCAGTTGTTTTTGCTGCTGCCTAACATATTGAGTGTCCACCTACCAATAATGTGAAAACGGAAAATTCAACATCCATTATGAGACTACAGAAATCTAGCAATGTTTCAGACTTTCCATACACTAGTAATAGTTTGATATCAAGTTAAGGATTTCGGTTTGCAAAAACACCAACCTCCAAAAACCATATTTGATCATCTGACTTGGCACCCTTCTTAAGAATTAGTATTCGGTCGTTCAAAAACACCGCGGAGTGGCCTTTGCTCGACAGAGGTTTGGTGCCATGCACGGTGGGATGAATCCTGCAATTTAAAATGGATATTCAGCACCAAAAGCTTGAGAGGAGCAGCTATGAAGCCAAGAAACTTAAACTGACCATTCTCCAAGACTACGGTCAAAAATTTGAACTTCAATGGACAAAGTTCCATCATCAGCGCCACCAATGACATACTGTCAAACAAATGGAGGCTCATTTTTTCGTTGTACGCAGAAGATTGTCTAGCTACTTTATAACATGGCATGGTATATAGTCTCTTACCATTTTATTTCCAATTGTAGTTGCAGTTTTGCAAGTTCCATTTTTCAATTCAAATCCATTAAGAGGCTCATTCTGAAGGTCATCAACAAGGAATGCTGGTGCTTCTCCCTAGTGATCAAAACAATTTAAGAGAGATTTAGATTCAAAGCAAAACCACTCTGATCCACATTTGAACATCATGTTATTACTGCATTATCCTTGAAATTTGAAACCATTTCTAACCCTTCCAATCCTCAATCAAACATCAGAGCAAAAGTATGGGGAAGCTTACCATGGAGTTATAAGACTGCAAAATCCTGGATTAAACCCTGAACAAAAAGTAAATGCAAAAACATAGATCAATATCACAACCTAACCAAGAGATCTATCAATAAATGCAAAGATGCAAACTTTCAtaacagagagagagaggagcAAAATCCATTACATGAAACATCAAAATGATAGCCAGAAGATCCCAATGAGATTTATGGAAAACAGAATTCAGAGATGCAACAATAACTCACCAAGCTTGGTTTTTTATTCAATAAATCCATCAGCCTGATCCTTAAACATAAGAATTTGGAAAAAAAAgtaatttatttttcatattaaaaaaaaaaacaattcagACCTCCGAACCTGAAATtctaaacaaaaacaaaacccaACATGGGGGTTTTCATTTTTCCTCTGTTCTCTCTCTCAAAGCGAGGTATATAGAAAAAAGGTAAATGAAGGCCAAAACCACACGCAACCAGAACAAGTGGATCAAACAGAAGAAAACCCAGATCGCAATGGCAGGAAAAACGAAACCTTTAAAGAGATTCCAGCACCAATGTTGATATTTTATGTGAGCATCATTACCTTAGCAACAGAAACCAAACAACAAGCAGCTTGTAGGCGTGTTGAACAACCAACCAAACCTTAAAAAGAAGTTAGCTTTATTGTGTTgggggtgtgtgtgtgtgtgttggggGTCAGAGTAGTTGTTGTTGTAATGAAATCAAAACAAGGTTGGAAAAAGAATGGAAGGAATAAGAATGAGAGGAGAGGGATGAAGGGTTGTTCATATTTGTagggcgagagagagagagagagagaaagaaagggggcGGCTTTAGTTTTTCTTCGTGGGAGAGAGGGGAGAAGGGACCCTTTTGGTTTGGCTTTCGCCTTTGCTTTGACCCTTGGCTTTGCTTTCGTTTTCTTGTGCGGTGCTTATGAACCTTCTtcctttttgtttctttattCATTTTGGaaatttctcattttttttctcatctttccattttttaataaaaagagaaaatatttttcgagATTTTCTTTGATTCACTTGAGCTGCCTCTCAAAATGGAGAGTGNNNNNNNNNNNNNNNNNNNNNNNNNNNNNNNNNNNNNNNNNNNNNNNNNNNNNNNNNNNNNNNNNNNNNaaatattttaatatttttatcatataaaaaattaaattaaataaataataaaatataaaatagtattaaattaaataaataaaaaatacctaattttttatatttgaactcaaaCGTAGATGGAGTGTTACTTGTTGAATAAAGAGCTGCCAAATGCGAATAAAGAAGCTGCTAGCAGCATGTTTTTATAACGATGatttttgtcttttattttattagatgattttttattcttatctttttttgttagataacttttttgattttatttgattgttaggtgattttttaatttttttttgttagataattttttatttgatttgattttatcttttaattttgatGTGTTGTAAAAGCCAACAAAGGTCCACTCAATCTAAATCTAACATGtttttaatgtttaaaataaaaaaattattgaacaataaaaataagagatGAGAATTAAACTTGAATACTCTGAGACATAGTAAATTATTTGagtcaattgaactatttttttataaaaaatttagaagGTAATAACCTTCCATTGTCTCAACTAAGTTTTGCCCATCACCAAAAAAACTAAGTTATGCCCTTATTAACatacaatataaaaatattaatataattttaaagtcAAACAATTTCAAACACATAAAATTCTTTTAAatattgtaaatcacacttttatgTAGTCATAAAAAAAATCACACTTTTATGATAACATCGTTAAAATTCCATATTATAAAAACCAATagtaactaaattttttttatcatctttaaacggatataattattttttaccaCTAGTTAGGACATCTCTTCATTAGTAGCTCATCTTGAATCTTTCTAAATTAcaacacaaaaaagaaaaaaaagaattagtCAGTTGTAACCTGTACAAGCAATATCGGTTCATATAATACTAGAAATCTTCAGTGcacaaaataaatacattaaTTGAATGACATATTAGTAATTTtgtatataattttatttctcaTGTCATTAAAATAAGGGATTTACAACTTTTAtggaaattttttaatttaataaataatttaattataataattaccgaaataaataatttaaaaaatatttaccaaaataaatacttctcttatttcgtttaccttgtaaacgagataagacaggtGGACGCAAAACATGTATATCTCGTTTACGGTATAAACGAGATAcgtgtatttaaaaaaaattgaataataaaatatattagtatTATCAATAATCTAAACTTTAACATACAATTAATACATAAAAGAGTtggtagaagagattaaaatagatatgtttgatcaattagtACTCAAGAAAGTTGAGGAGATAGTAGGAAGAGAATTGAAACGGTTATCTCTCATGTTATCTCCCACTATCCACGCGAGAGATAACCGTTTCAATTCTCTTCCCACTATCCCATCAATCTCTCATAGCAATTGGCAAacggttatttttctttttcaaatttaaatcaattcaattggatcataatttaaattacaaatttttatgtactctttTTTTAGTATtaattgatcaaacatatccattttaaaaaattttaaattaaattatgatcgaattgaattgatttaaatttgaaaaataaagataatCGTTTGCCAATTGTTAAGAGAGATTGATGGAGATAGTGGAAAGAGAATTGAAACGGTTATCCTTGCGTGAATTGTGGGAGATAACGTGCTGTTTCAATTCTATTCCACCATCCCATCAATATTTAAtaattgatcaaacatatccaTTTTATTCTCTTTTACTAATCTTTGTATGTACTAATTGCATGCTAAAAATTTGGATTattgataatattaatattttttattttttttattttttttaaatatatatatctcgtttatagtataaacgagataagagaaaaaattttattttggtaaatattttttaaattatttatttcagtaattattataattaatttatttattaaaataaaaaatccactTATCATCTCTATATTTATTATCCTCTACAACCCACATAGATGACGTGCTACACTATTACAAATGGAGAATAAGTACGCATTCAAATTCCAACAGCCCTAGCAAGTACTTTTCTTTGAAGggtaatttttaatttgatatgcgataaattattttagttttcataaaATCAAAGTAGTTTTTGTAGGTTGATTTAATTCATGTTTAGGTTTTGATATgattcatatttattatttatagaaCCTATCTTAAAACCACCCTAAATTTTCAATTTATTAGTTAAGATTTAAGAATATCGGCATCGCTACTAGAGCATTTTTTTATTGTGAAAAATCGAAAGAAAAAGTATTTGTAGAcaataaattagtaaataatgtAGTGTACATAATagtcttctttttttatttataatttctgTAATTTGTATGcagtgtatatttttattttattagactaattttaaaatttattatttctattatttataaaAGTTATTGTCTACTTaataaaaccgaaaaaaaaaatatgaaagggTATTTATTCCTAGTAACGTTCCTGTGGTAATAGAAATTCCATGCAAATTAAAATGGTGAAGAAGCTTGACAAGTGTGAGAAGCGAATTGAACCTCAATTTGATTCTTGTTTTGTGATGATAATAACAAAAATGTTCGTTGCTTagattatttaatatattttatatttattttatatttgaactaATATTACTAGTTAAAtctctatttattttttattaaatatgttGATTTTCTTCTGTAATAATAGACAATTTAGTGTAATATTAGGAttgtattttcaaaaattaaaataaatttcaagtCCAATCAacatattttctctattttaaaaTAAGTATTATCAATTAGTAAATTAGTGTGATATATTACTTTTTTAGAGTCATATCcatctttattttattaattaattaatactccTCTAATCATCTTTGGAATAAGTAATGTGAGAGAATACATAAATAAAGTAATTAGAAGAAATTGTTAGTATTATATATTATGCTCCTCTGATCTAGGATaactttataaatttatttttaatttttatagctccaatgtaatttaattattttcttaataCAAGCATATCATTTGAAGGTTTTGTCGTCTCTCGTGTGATATGATTCCCATGATATAGATTTGTTTTTTTGTTTCGTCTCATCCTTCCCAAAAAATTATTAGAAGGCCAGTTgagtaaattaattaaattaaagatTTTCTTTCAAAGCATAATTTAATGAATCGTATACCATTAGAGTAAATCACGAGAACAAAGTTAGCAAGTGACCCACATGCATGGCGGAaaggaaaattaattaaattaaagtcTATAATCTCTTTTTATGTCGGCCAGCTTGATTGCTTGACTAATTTAGAAAATTAAggtttttttaccaaaaattaaaaggtaattttattttaacaattagtttttgaatttttatttataaattagctATTGAATATTATCAATTTGATAACTAATTTTGTTTTAAATGTTTtggtaataaaattaaaaagctgGAGACAGcagtatttaattaataatttccttaaagaaaatattttgtgtgaaattcgtCAATCATCACTATAAAATTTCCTTATTATTACTCGAtcattacttaattaattattactTACTTAGTTGCAAGTATTAATGTATCATCCATGCATGAACCAAACTTATATAGAGGCTTGCTACACATACAACTCTTTTTTActtacaagttttacaagttgcTACACATTAGGGTCTTTTAATGCGTTATTCAGTTTCCAAAGCGCCACAGTggattatgaacgactcttcttcctctttctctttctcttcctcttcctcttcctcttcactcACCGTGGATTATGAACgacttctcttcctcttcctcttcctcttcctcttcctcttcctcttcttcctctttctcttcctccatgtatttcttcgttattctctttgccttttcattaATTGTTTTACTTGCGTTTATTACTGGTATTCTTGCTtccttttttttcgattttcatggtttctaaaatcaagctttgaaatcgttttgaaaataatggaacgtcagaaatacacccaaacgattacagaaatacacccaaacgattatagaaatacacccaaacgatatttcttcgttattctctttgccttttcattaATTGTTTTACTTACGTTTATTACTGGtattcttgcttcttttttttttcgattttcatggtttctaaaatcaagctttgaaatcattttgaaaataatggaacttcagaaatacacccaaacgattacagaaatacacccaaacgattacagaaatacactcaaacgaTATTTCTTTGttattctctttgccttttcattaGTTGTTTTACTTGCGTTTATTACTGGtattcttgcttcttttttttcgattttcatggtttctgaaatcaagctttgaaatcgttttgaaaataatggaacttaagaaatacacccaaacgattacaaaaatacacccaaacgattacagaaatacacccaaaggacaccttatgcataattcagaactctttctctttctcctcctcatcttctgctgcttcttcttcttcaaaaacgatttcagagcttgatatcaaaaaataatggaaatcaagaataacgaaaaaagaaaacaaagagaaaagcacgtaaatgaagaaggagaaagagaaggcaaaaatttattttgtgattattatTTTAAGTAAGTGTGTCTATTAAGTAACATTACAAACCTTATACACATAAATTTTTTTAGCGTCATTATTGTGCTACAATCTACTATTTATATCTCTCGTTCTGTTTCCT is a genomic window of Arachis ipaensis cultivar K30076 chromosome B06, Araip1.1, whole genome shotgun sequence containing:
- the LOC107645463 gene encoding guanylate kinase 1 isoform X1, with the translated sequence MGEAPAFLVDDLQNEPLNGFELKNGTCKTATTIGNKMYVIGGADDGTLSIEVQIFDRSLGEWIHPTVHGTKPLSSKGHSAVFLNDRILILKKGAKSDDQIWFLEVDTQYVRQQQKQLGTEVVAWSKGVTGNAEKPVVISGPSGVGKGTLISMLMKEFPSMFGFSVSHTTRAPRGMEKDGVHYHFTEKSVMEKEIKDGKFLEFASVHGNLYGTSVEAVEVVADAGKRCILDIDVQGARSVRSSSLEAVFIFVCPPSMEELEKRLRDRGTETEEQILKRLRNAAAEIEQGKSSNIFDFILYNDNLEECYEKLKKLLGLGGCVAATPKSAALRELNLPLDHSVSKIDDKIIINCISSGLEKESKNLIMLDVSALKGGAPGRTRGLDFQAIGSFSDGLIGMERLS
- the LOC107645463 gene encoding guanylate kinase 2 isoform X3, which encodes MELAKLQLQLEIKWIHPTVHGTKPLSSKGHSAVFLNDRILILKKGAKSDDQIWFLEVDTQYVRQQQKQLGTEVVAWSKGVTGNAEKPVVISGPSGVGKGTLISMLMKEFPSMFGFSVSHTTRAPRGMEKDGVHYHFTEKSVMEKEIKDGKFLEFASVHGNLYGTSVEAVEVVADAGKRCILDIDVQGARSVRSSSLEAVFIFVCPPSMEELEKRLRDRGTETEEQILKRLRNAAAEIEQGKSSNIFDFILYNDNLEECYEKLKKLLGLGGCVAATPKSAALRELNLPLDHSVSKIDDKIIINCISSGLEKESKNLIMLDVSALKGGAPGRTRGLDFQAIGSFSDGLIGMERLS
- the LOC107645463 gene encoding guanylate kinase 1 isoform X2, coding for MGEAPAFLVDDLQNEPLNGFELKNGTCKTATTIGNKMYVIGGADDGTLSIEVQIFDRSLGEWIHPTVHGTKPLSSKGHSAVFLNDRILILKKGAKSDDQIWFLEVDTQYVRQQQKQLGTEVVAWSKGVTGNAEKPVVISGPSGVGKGTLISMLMKEFPSMFGFSVSHTTRAPRGMEKDGVHYHFTEKSVMEKEIKDGKFLEFASVHGNLYGTSVEAVEVVADAGKRCILDIDVQGARSVRSSSLEAVFIFVCPPSMEELEKRLRDRGTETEEQILKRLRNAAAEIEQGKSSNIFDFILYNDNLEECYEKLKKLLGLGGCVAATPKSALRELNLPLDHSVSKIDDKIIINCISSGLEKESKNLIMLDVSALKGGAPGRTRGLDFQAIGSFSDGLIGMERLS